A segment of the Siphonobacter curvatus genome:
CTCATCAACAGTATGGTGGTGAATATTGAACACCGTTCCAATACCTGGAAGTACGTTTTTACGCAGCCCTTCCCCAAAGCCTCCGTTTGGTTAGGAAAGCTGCTGCTCATTCAGGCGTTAATACTGTTGAATTTCATTCTGTTCAACCTTCTCATTTTAGTAGCCGGGTTCATTCTTTCGTTCATCAACGAAAAATATGGTTTTGGTAATCAGGGACCTGATCTGATGATGTGGCTGAAAGCGACGACAAAAGCTTATCTGGCAACGCTGGCGATATCGGGCATTCACTACTGGCTCGCTACCCGAATCAAGAACCTCATCGTACCCATCGGTATGGCGTTGATGGGATTAGTGCTGGCAACCGTTCTATTACAACAGAAATGGGAATACATTGACTGGTTTCCGTATGCGTATACAATTCTGTCTGCTCGGTTACAGCCGGAGGGTCTGTTACAAAAGCACGAATGGATTAGTATCGGATACTTTGTTGTTCTGAATCTAATCGGGTATTTGGATATTTCTCGCCGGAATATGGGATAAATGCCAAATAAAATAGAAGATTAAACAGAAATTAAAAAAGTTTAGAGCATTGGATGTTTTGTGGGACTACTGTATTTTGGCCGGATTTTTAACGTACC
Coding sequences within it:
- a CDS encoding ABC transporter permease, which codes for MLLTYIPQSFRIEMLKTRNTAAFWLTVASAAFAPVLLCIGYLAKPQNFFMPAKAAISAWDLFAGRCWQINIALFLPFFIVLINSMVVNIEHRSNTWKYVFTQPFPKASVWLGKLLLIQALILLNFILFNLLILVAGFILSFINEKYGFGNQGPDLMMWLKATTKAYLATLAISGIHYWLATRIKNLIVPIGMALMGLVLATVLLQQKWEYIDWFPYAYTILSARLQPEGLLQKHEWISIGYFVVLNLIGYLDISRRNMG